ACTCGCCCAGACGCCCGTCGGCCTGCTGATCAGACGTGGTCACCTCGAACCCCCCGCCGGTCCGTCCGAGGTCACCGCCTGGGCATCAGCACCCAACCAGCGGGCCGGTGATCGCTACCCGCAGTGTCACGTGGTCTGCGTGCGTGTCGCGGCGACCTCTGGAATCCTCGCCGGCACGGTAGTCCACTCTCGCCCGCCGCAGCGGACACACGGCCATGGCCCGCCACGACACGCCGCCGACCGGCATAGGATCGGGATCGACCGCGGCGCGCACGTCGACTCCAAGCTCGCTGTCGAGGCGTCCCGCCCGCGGAGAACCTCCATCAGGAGAGCCGGTTGCGCCACCCGTACGTGGTGATCGTGGCGGGCCTCTTGGGCTTGTTCCTGGCCTCGTTCGCAGTCGTTGAGGCGCTCGAGGTGCCGCTGCTCACCGACCCCGGACCTTGGCTCGACGCGCCCGGGTTGTTGGCCGCAATGCTCGGCGTCGGGCTGCTGGTCGCAGACGTCGCCCTACCCGTGCCGTCGAGTGGCGTGATGGTGGCACACGGCGCACTGTTCGGGGTGGCCGTGGGTGCGGCACTGTCACTCACCGGCGGCGTGGGAGCCACGCTGGTCGCCTTCGTCGTCGGCCGCCGCGGTCAACGGCTCGTCGACCGGATCGTCGCAACCGACCAGCAGCAGCGGGCGGAGCGCCTGCTGGCCCGCTACGGCCTGCTCGCGATCGTGGTGACGCGACCCGTGCCGATGCTGGCCGAGACCACCGCCATCGTCGCCGGTACGTCGCGGTTGCGGCTCGGTCCCGCGCTGCTGGCCGGAGCGGTCGGCAACCTCGTCCCCGCTGCGGCGTACGCGGTCACGGGAGCCGTCGCCGCCAGCTTCGTCAACCAGACCGCGGTGTTCTTGCTGGTCGTCGCGGTCGCGGTGCTGTTCTGGTTCGCCGCCCGACGGGCCGAGGACCGTCTGATGATCGCCGCTGCCGGCGATCGTGCGTCTGGAGCATGATGACGATCTGCACGAGGGGGCTTCACATGGCGCCAGACCCGATCCACCCACAGCGTTGAACGACGAAGTCGCCGCTTACGCTGCTCTGGAGGTCGTGGCCACAGGGTTCGACTTCCCGACGAGCCTGGCCTTCGACGAGCAAGGCGCCGCGTACGTCGCCGAGGCAGGGTTGCCCTTCGCGGGCGCAGCGCCCGGCGGGCGGGTCTGGCGGCTGCGAGGTGACGGGGAGCGCGACCTGCTCGTCGAAGGCTTGCGTGCCCCGGTCAACGGCCTGACGTTCCACGCCGGTGCCCTGTTCGTCTCCGAGGGCGGCCATCCGGCGCGGATCAGCCGCCTGAACGTCGCCGACGGCAGCCTCGCCGCGGTGGTCGAGGACCTGCCGGGTCCGGGCAACTACCACACCAACACGACCGTGGTCGGGCCGGACGGGCGGCTCTACTTCAGCCAGGGAGCGCTGACCAACACGGGCATCGTCGGGCTCGACGCCTACGAGGTGGGTTGGCTCGGGCAGTTGCCTCACGCCCACGACATCCCCGGCTTCGACCTGGTCCTAAGCGGTGAGAACGCCGTGACGCCGAACCCTCTCGGTGACGGAGGTGAGGCGGTCACCGGGGCGTTCGTGCCCTTCGGCACGCCGACCACCGCCGGGCAGAGGATCCCTGCCGGACTGCCGGCGACCGCAGCGGTGATGCGGTGCGACGTCGACGGCGCCAACCTCGAGCTGGTCGCATGGGGACTGCGCAACGCCTACGGCCTGGGGTTCCTTCCTGACGGGCGCCTGTTGGTCACCGACCAGGGCGCCGACGACCGGGGCAGCCGGCCGGTCGGCAACGCCCCCGACCTGCTGTTCGAGGTGCAGCTCGGTGCCTGGTACGGCTGGCCCGACTTCGTCGGCGGCGAGCCCGTGACCGACCCGCGATACCGCCCGGAGCGCGGACCCCCGCCCCGCTCCGTCATCGCCAACCACGGCCAGCTCCCGCCGCCGGAGCGACCGCTCATGCGCTTCCCCCCGCACAGCGCCGCCGTCAAGTTCGCCGTGATCCCCGACGGCGGGCACGCGGGCGACCTCCTGGTCGCGCTGTTCGGCGACGAGGCCCCGATGACCGGCCCGCCCGCCCCGACGGTCGGCCGCAGCGTGGTGCGGGTCGACACGCGCACGTGGACCGTGCACCCCTTCCTGTCCGGGTTCGACCGCCCCATCGACGTGCGGTTCGACCCCCAGGCGGCCTGTGTCTTCATCGTCGACTTCGGTCGGTTCGAGATGACCGCGGACGGTGTGGACGCGACCCCCGGCAGCGGCCGGGTGCTCCGCAAGCGTTGGGCCGGCTGAGGCCCCACATATCCCCCTCCCACCGAAGAGGACACGTGATGGAACGGTTGAGGAAGATCCTCCGCGCTCCGATGGTCGACAGCGCCCTCGGCTACCTGTACGCCCCGCTCGAACCCCTCATCAAGCGCATCGCGCTCCCCCGCCCGGGGCTGCGCTTCCACGATCCCGCCCACGTGCTCCTCCCCGACGGCTACGTCGCCGAGGTCGTCACCACCGGCCTCAACGCCCCGGTGCACTGCACGTTCGACGACGACGGGTCGTGCTACGTCAGCGAGTGCGGGCACAAGATCGACTCCAAGCCGCGGATCGTGAAGGTCAACGTCGGTTCCGGCGAGCAGGAAACCTTCTTCGAGCTGCCCGACGAGCGGTGGGAGAAGACGGGCGCCTTCACCGGAGCGTGCTGGCACGACGGCCAGCTGTACTTCGTCAACACCAACTCGCTGTCGCGGCTCGGGTCCGACGGGACCATCGAGGACCTCGTCACCGGGCTGCCGTGGGGCGACCACATGACGAACTACCCGGTCGTCGGACCGGACGGCAAGATCTACTTCGGGCAGGGGACGGCCACGAACACCGCCGTGGTGGGCGCCGACAACTACTCGTACGAGTGGCTGCGCTACCACCGCGAGCTGCACGACGTGCCAGCAGCCGACGTCACCCTGACCGGGCGGAACTACGAGTTCCAGAACGTGCTGGGCGACCTACGCGAGACCGTGCGGTGCGGCGCCTTCGTGCCCTTCGGGACCGAGACCGCCGCGGGACAGATCATCGAAGGCGACGTGAAGAGCTCCGGCGCGGTCCTGCGCTGCAACCCCGACGGCAGCGAACTCGAGGTCGTCGCCTGGGGACTGCGCAACCCGTACGGCGTCGCATTCCACCCCGACGGGCGACTGTTCGCCACCGAGCACGGGATCGACGAGCGCAGCGCCCGCTACATCGTCGCCGACTACGACGACTTCTACGAGATCGAGCCCGGCGCCTGGTACGGCTGGCCGGACTTCGCCTCCGGCATCCGGTTGGACGACCCACGCTGGGAAGGCCGCGGACGCGAACCGGTCCTGGCCGAACACCCCGACCCGCAGCCGCCTCAGCCGTTCGTGACGTTCGACCCACACGCCGGCTCCAACGGCGTCGACTTCTGCCGCGACGCGGCGTTCGGCTTCGAAGGCGACGCGTTCGTGGCGCTGTTCGGTGACGTCTTCCCCGTCACGACCAGGGCCAAGACCCCGGTGGGCTTCAAGGTCGTGCGTGTCGACATGCGCAACCGGCGTGTCGTCGACTTCGCGGTCAACCGCGTCGCCGGGCCCGCGTCCCGCCTCCTGCACCGGGGGCTCGAGCGTCCGTCACACTGCCAGTTCGGCCCCGACGGGGCGCTGTACGTCGTCGACTGGGGCGAGATCCACATCGCCCCGGAGGTCGGCGGGATCCGCGTGGTTCAGCGCACCGGGACGCTGTGGCGTATCCGCCGCGCCGACGGCCCGCAAGGGGAGGCCCCACGCGCCCCGGTGATCGTCCCGGTCAACGCCATACGTGGCGTGCTTGTCGCCGCAGCCGCCGGGCTTGCCGCCACCCTGCTCAGACGGCGCCGAGCGTCCGACGAGTGAGGGCGCCCACACGCCGCTCCGGTTGCACGTCGAGCGCCGGACGCCGCCGCCCGCGGTGGGGCAGGAACGATCTGCGCCAGTACGACGATCTGGCCGGTGAGTGGTGGCGACCTTCAGGCGCGTTCGCGGCGTTGCACTGGATCGCCGCGGCCCGGGCGGAACTGATCCCCACCGCCCCGCGACCAGGCGCGGTCCTCGTCGATGCCGCGTGCGGCGGAGGCCTATTGCGCCCGCACGTGCGGGGATACCGCTACATCGGCGTCGACCTCGTGGCATCCGCCGTCGCGGTCGCATCCCGTCATGGCGCCACAGCGCTCCAGGGCGACATCACAGCGCTGCCGTTGCGGAGCGGCTGCGCTGACGTTGTGGTGGCCGGGGAGATCTTCGAGCACCTGGCGGACCTGGAGGCCGCCGTGGCCGAGATCTCGCGGGTGCTGCGCCACGGCGGGACGCTCGTCTTCGACACGATCAACGACACGCGCTTGGCCCGTCTCTCGCTCGTCACGGTCGGGGAGCGCCTACCCGGTGGGCCGCCGGCGCGCATCCACGACCCCGACCTGTTCGTGGCCCCTGAACGGATCGGCGCGTTGTGCAGCCGCCACGGCATCCGGATCGAGATCCGTGGCCTGCGCCCATCGCTCGTCGACTACCTCCGCTTCTTGACCCGCCGCGATCGACCCGTCCGGATGCTGCCGTCCTCCTCGGTCGCGGGGCTCTACCAGGGACGAGGATGCAGACAGTGAACGTCGACGCACTCGAACGCGCCACCGAACTGGCGACCAGGTTCGAGGCTCGTGCGCACCAGCACGACGACGACGCCGCGTTCCCGTCCGCAGACATCGATGACCTGCGCGAAGCCGGTCTGCTCGGCCTGCTGGTGCCGGAGAGACTGGGCGGCCTGGGAGCGCGGTTCGCGGATTACGTCGACGTCGCCGTGGTCCTGGCCGGTGGGAGCCCCGCGACGGCGCTGGTGTTCAACATGCACGCGTCGGTCACCGGGGCGCTCGCCGGGATCCCCGACGAGCACGCCCGCGCTCTCGGCGTTCCCGAGTGGGCTCTGCGCGCCCGGGACGCGATGCTGCAGGAGGCCGCCGACGGCGCTGTGTACGGCGTGGCGATCAGCGAACCGCAGGTCGGCTCACGGCTGTCGGCGCTGACGACGGCGTACGAGCGCGAGGGGGACGGCTACCGACTGCGGGGCACCAAGTCGGCCTGCTCGGGCGCCGGGCACCTCGACGCCTACCTCGTCGCGGCTCGCGCTGCCCGCGACCCCGACCAGGGGGTGATCTCCTACTTCCTGGTCCCCGAGGGTGACGGCATCGTGGCCGGCTCGGGCTGGGATCCGCTGGGGATGCGAGCCACCGCCAGCAACGCGCTCCGGCTCGACGTGCACGTGCCCTCCGACCGCCTCGTCGGCGGGCTGGAGGGTCTGGTGCTGCCGCTGGCGTGGTCGATGCCCCAGTGGCTCGTCGCTTCGTATGCGGCGGTCTACGTCGGCGTGGCGGAGGCGGCCGTGCAAAGCGGCGCCGACTACCTGCGCCGGCGACTGGACGCGGGTCGCAATGTGACGTCGTCCGTGCGCCGCCGGTTGGGCCGCGCCGACGCCGACGTCCAGGCCGCCCGCCTGGTCCTGCAGCACGCGGCCCGCCTCGTCGACGACAACCCAGGCGAGCCCGAGACCAACCGGTGGCTGTACCGCACCAAGCTGCTCGCCGGGGACGTCGCGATGAGTGCCGTTGCGTCGGTGGCCGAGGCCTGTGGCCTGGGGGCCCTGTCGCGCGGCGCACCCCTCGAGCGGCTCTTCCGCGACGCTCGCTTCGGTGCGATCATGCCTCCGGCCAGCGACGCCTGCGCCGACTACCTCGGAGCGACGACCCTGGGCCTCGACCCTGTCGTGGCCATGGAGGAGACGCCGTGGTGAACGGTCGGTCCTGGCGATCCGGTGCGCGTCGGCGCGACGTACTAGCGTCGATGCCGGCAGGACCAGGCCGGGGCAGAACCAAGGACTCAGGTGGGCGACGTGGTCTACACCTCACGTGTCGACATCCGCCGCGAACGCGGACCGCAGCGCACCGCCGAGCTCCCGGCCGGAGCGACCCTGAAGTTCGGCGCGCACGCCGAGATCGCCGAGCACTACGGCCTGTCTCCGGATGAGTTCCCAGCCAGGGACACGACGCTGGATCACGTGGTCGCCGCCGCCGGTGGCTGACTGACAGGGACCCTCGGCGGTGCGCTCGAGGCTCGCGGGATCGACGCCAGCGGTGGTCGTCTGACGGCCGAGGCCGTCGGGGAGATCGAAGCCGAGGACGTGCTGATCCTCAAGCGGATCCACGTCACCTACCGCCTGGAGGCCTCCCCGGACGCCGACCGCGGCACCATCGAACGGGTGCACGAGCTGCACCAGGAGCGTTGCCCGGTGGCCCGCAGCATCCACCCTCAGGTCCAGATCACCACGTCACTCGACGTCGTCGAAGCCTGACCGCCCCTCGGCCGGCGTGGATAGCCTCCCGCCATGCCGCTGCACCACTCCTCGCCCGGGCTCGTCCGCGCGGTCCGCCGGCGCCCCCGCGACGTCGCCGTGCTCGGCGCCGGCCCAGCCGGGATCGGAGCGGCGTACCGGCTCGCTCGCCAACGACACCATCCGGTCGTGGTCGAGCGTGCGGACCGGGTCGGCGGCGCAGCCGCGAGCTTCGACGTGGCCGGGGTGAGGGTCGACCACGGCAGCCACCGGCTGCACCCAGCCACCGACGCGGCGATCCTGTCGGTGCTGCGCCGCCTCCTCGGCCCCGACCTGCAGCGCCGTCCGCGACGCGGCCGCATCCACCTGCTCGGCCGCTGGGTCGCGTTCCCGCTGCAGCCCGTCGACCTGATCCGTCACCTGCCCGCCGGGGTGGCGCTCGGCGCGGCGCGTGACGCGGTCGTGGCCCCCATCCGCCAACCCGTCGCGGACACGTTCGCGGACGTGCTCTGGGCACGCCTCGGACCGACGATCTGTGAGCACTTCTACTTCCCGTACGCACGCAAGATCTGGGGACACGACCCGCATGAGCTATCGGGAGAGCAGGCGCGTCGGCGGGTCAGCGCCGACTCCCCGACCAAGCTGCTGCGACGGATCGTCGGCCTCGACGGTGCCGACCGGAACCACTTCTGGTACCCGCGGCGTGGCTTCGGGCAGCTGTGGGAGACGCTGGCGGCCGCAGCCGTGGACGCCGGCGCCCAGCTGCACCTGGGGTGCGAGGTGCGAAGTGTCCGCCTCGACACGGACGGGGTCGAGGTCGACGTCGCTGGCCGATCACCGATCCGCGCAGCGCATGCCTGGTCGACGCTGCCGGTGACGTCGCTGGTGCGCATGATCGAGCCGCCGCCACCAGCCGACGTGCTCGCTGCGGCCCCGGCGCTGAGCACGCGGGCGATGGTGCTGGTGTACCTGGTGCTGCACACCGATCGGTACACGTCCTACGACGCGCACTACCTGCCCGGCCTGCACACCCCCGTCACGCGCGTGTCCGAGCCGAAGAACTATCGCGACGCGGCGACCGACCCAGCCGGCCGGACCGTGCTGTGCGCCGAGATCCCCTGCGACCGCGGCGACGCGGTGTGGTCCGCCAGCGACGAGGAGCTGGCGGGGACGGTCCGTGACGCGCTGGTCGGCGCGGACCTCACCGACCCGCATCCCGTCGAGGTCACGGTCCGGCGACTGCCCGCCGCGTACCCGATCTACGACCTCGGCTGGGACGCCGCGTTCGCGACCGTCGACGGTTGGCTCTCGAACCTCCCGCGGGTGCTGACCTTCGGCCGCCAGGGGCTGTTCGTCCACGACAACTCGCATCACGCCCTCGCCATGGCGTGGGCGGCGGCGGAGGCGTTGCGCCCCGATGCGACGTTCGACGAGCAGCGGTGGTCCAGCGCCCGCCGGCGCTTCGAGCACCACGTCGTCGAGGACTGACCCCTCGCCCGACCGGGTGCCCGCCGGCTACCCCCAGGTCTCGAAGACGACCTCGTTCCAGGTGTACTCCGGGCCGCGGTCGGGAGCGTCCGGGGCGCCGGACATCGCGTACTCGAGGAGGTTCAGGGTCCGGTTACGCAGCGACCCGATCTTGGGACGCAGCCTGGGTGCGGGAGGACGGTGACGCGGCAGGCCGTCACGCATGATCACCGCCCGTGCCACCTCGAGGGCGAGGCGGTCGCCGTCGGCCGCGGCGAGGAGCTCTTCGCGGGCGTCGTCCATCCCGACTCCGGACGTGGCCAGGTCGACCACCTTGCGCATCACGACGTCGCTGCTGCTCATGCGCTCCCGCCTCCACGCCTATCACCACATGCAAGCGCCAACCGACACGTTCGATGAAGTGACCGTCCGGCCGGTGAACCCTGACCGCGAGGACAGCGACAGTTCGTCACCGACCGGCCAGGAACTCCTCCACGTCGGCGCGGATGGCGCGGAACGCCGCACCGCGGTGGCTGCGGGCGTCCTTCACGTGGGGGGGGAGCTCCCCGTTGGTGCGGCTCTCGCCAGCGGCGACGAACAGCGGGTCGTACCCGAACCCGCCGTCGCCCCGCGGGGCGTGGACGATGCGTCCCTCCATCACGCCCCGACGGGTCCAGATCTGCCCGTGGGGGGTCGCCAACGCAGCCACGCAGACGAACCGGGCGGTGCGGTCCTCGTCGCGGACCCCGGCGAGCTCCTGCAGGAGGCGGGCGTTGTTGGCGGCGTCGTCGCCGTCCTCACCGGCGTACCGTGCCGAGCGCACCCCGGGCGCACCGCCGAGCGCGTCGACCTGCAGCCCCGAGTCGTCCGCGACGGCCGGCAGGCCCGTCGCCTCGGCGGCGTGACGGGCTTTCAGCGCCGCGTTGTCCTCGAACGTCGCCCCGGTCTCGTCCGGGGCGTGCACACCGAGGTCGTCCATCGCGACCAGCTCGACCGGGAGGTCGGCGAGGATGCGGCGCAGCTCGGCGAGCTTGCCGCGGTTGGTGGTCGCGACCACCAACCGGCGGCGATCACCCGCCACCGTCGGTCCCCTCCAGGGCGGCACGCTGCAAGGCGAACAGCTCCTCGCACCCGGCGACCGCCAGGTCCAGGAGCGTGTCGAGCGCCCCGCGGTCGAAGGGCTCACCCTCGGCGGTGCCCTGGACCTCCACCAGGCGGCTGTCGGCCGTTGTAACCACGTTCATGTCCACGTCGGCGCGGACATCCTCGACGTACGGCAGGTCCAGGACCGCCCGACCGTCGACGATGCCGACCGACACCGCAGCGACCTGCCCGGTGACCGTCGCGCCGAACCCCAACCGCTCACACGCCCGTGTCAGCGCGACCCAACCACCGGTAATCGCCGCGGTGCGGGTCCCACCGTCGGCGGTCAACACGTCACAGTCGACCGTGAGCGTGACATCCGGGAGCGCGTCGAGGTCGATGACGGCGCGCAGCGACCGGCCGATCAGACGCTGGATCTCGTGCGTGCGGCCGCCGACGTTGCGTTCCCGGGCCGCCCGCGGGGTGGTGGCGCCCGGCAGCATGCCGTACTCGGCGGTCACCCAGCCGCGCCGCTGGCGCCAGCGGGGCGCCCGCTCCTCCACCGACGCGGCGCACAGCACCTGCGTGGCCCCGAACGCCACCATGCACGACGCGGCCGGCGCAGTCTGCACGTCGAGCTGGAAGTGGACCGGGCGCAGCTGGTCGGGTCGGCGCCCGTCGGGCCGGTTGGCCTCAGTCACCGCCGACCTGATACACGTCGAGGTCCTCGGCCACGTGCACCGGCGCCGAGTAGGCCTGCTGGGCCTCCTCGCGCGCCTGCTCGCGCGAGTTGGCCGGCCACAGGTGGACCAGCGCCAGCCGACGCGCCAACGCGGCCGCAGCCAGCGCCCCGGCTCCCCGGGCGGTCAGGTGGAGGCCCTGCGGGTAGTCGGCGGGGTCGCCCAGCCAGGTCGCCTCGCACAGGAACAGGTCGGCGTCACGGGCCGCATCCACCACGCCGGGGCCTCCCCCGCTGTCCGCCGAGTACGCCACCACGCCGTCGTGGTGTTCGGCGCGGATGGCCACGGTGGGGACGGCGTGGGGGCTGTCGTGGAAGGTCAGCTGGAGGTCTCCGACCTCCAGGACGCCGCCGGGGACGGCCTCGTGGAAGCGCAGGATCCGACCGAACGTGTCCTCATCGTCGACGAGCTGCGCGAGGAACTCGCGGGTCCCGGCCGGTGCATGCACGTCGAGCCGACGGTCACCGGCCGGGTCGAACTTCAACGCGTAGTACAACCCGATCATGTCGACGCAGTGGTCGGGATGGCGGTGGCTGAGCACGACGGCGTCGACGTCGGCCAGGTCGGTCACGCGGAACAGGTTGCTGGTCGACCCGTTCCCGCAGTCCAACACCACCTGCGTGCGCTCGCTCCTGACCAGGTACCCCGAGCAGGCACGGCCCGGCCCGGGGTGGCTGCCTGAGCAGCCCAGGACCACGACCTCCAGCGTCATCGCGGCCCTCCCGCCCCGCCGCTGCCCCCGACCAGGACCGCTGCGATGATCAGCACCGCGACCGTCAGCGCCAACGCCAACGCCCGCAGAAGCTCGGGACGTCTCACGTGGATTCCTCCGGCGCTGTGTGTCGAGGATCTGATCACGCCCAGAGCGTGGTCGACAGGCGCTCGGCGATGGCGGTGACGTCGCCGGGAGCATAGGCGCCGGTCGAGAGGTACTTCCAACCCCCGTCGGGCGAGAGCACCACGACCTTGGTCCCCTCAGGCAGGCGCCGGCAAGCGCGGATGGCGACCGCCACGGCGGCGCCGGTGGACACCCCGGCGAACAGCCCCTCGCGCACGACCAGCTCCCGGGTCGCGGTGAGCGCCTTCAGCGAGTCGACCTTGATGCGGCTGTCCAGAACGGTCTCGTCGAGCACCTCGGGGACGTAGCCCTCGTCGAGGTTGCGCAGTCCGTACACCAGGTCGCCGTACTCGGGTTCGGCCGCGAAGACCTTCACCTGAGGGTTCCACTCCTTCAGTCGCCGGCCGGCCCCCGTCACGGTCCCACCGGTGCCCAGCCCGGCCACGAACGCCCCCACGTCGGGCAGGTCGGCGATCAGCTCCGGGGCGGTGGTCTCGTAGTGCGACAGGGGGTTGGCGGGGTTGCCGTACTGGAACGGCATGTACAGGTCGGGGTCGGCCGCGGCGAGTTCCTGGGCTCGCAGGACCGCACCGTTGCTGCCCTCTGCGGCCGGGGAGTAGATCAGATCCACGCCGAACATGGTCAGCAGGTCCTTGCGTTCCTGCGAGGTGTTCTCGGGCATCACGCAGGTCAGCGGGTAGCCCTTGGGCCGACACAAGGCCGCCAGCGCGATGCCGGTGTTCCCCGACGTGGGCTCCAGGATCCGCTGGCCCGGCGCCAGCAGGCCGTCTGCCTCGGCCAGCTCGATCAGGTACTTGGCGACGCGGTCCTTGACCGACCCGGTGGGGTTGTGTCCCTCGAGCTTGAGGTACAGCTGGTACCCGGGCGGTGACAGCGCTTCCAGGCGCACCAGCGGAGTGTTCCCGATCGCCTGCGAGACGTCGTCGTAGAGCACCGCTCAGGTGCCGCCGGCGACCGCAGGCATGATCGCGACCTCCTCGTCACCCGCGACGGGCGTGTCGAGACCGTCCATGTAGCGGATGTCCTCGTCACCGACGTAGACGTTGACGAACCGGCGGATGTCCCCGTCGCCGAGCAACTGCTCACCCAGCGGCGGGTACTTGATCACGAGGTCGTCGAGCACCTCCCGGACGGTGCTGCCGCTGGCTTCGATCTTGGCGGCGCCGTCGGTGTGCTTGCGCAACACGCTGGGGATGCGCACGACGGGCATGGGCGGCAAGTCCTTTTCCCGGTGTGCGGTTTGGTGGCGGATCGGGACGAGGGTACCCGCGACCGCTCGAACGGCTCCGACCCCGAGTGCGGAAACCGGGGGAACCGCCAGGCCGACGGCGGTCAGTCGCCGACGACGTCGATACCGACCTCGGTGATCTCGCCGTCGACGATGTGGAACGCACGCATCTCGGGGCGGTCGCGATCCTGGAGGCTGACGATGAGGTAGATGGCCTCGCTGTAGGCAGCCAGCTCCACGTCGGTGCGAGACGGGTACGCCCGGGTGTGGGTGTGGGAGTGGTAGATCACCAGCCCCCAGCCGTTGTCCTCGATCTCGCGCATCGCACGGAGGAGTTCCCGGCCGTCCATCACGTAGTACGTCATCGAGCGTTCGGCGTTGGTCACCGGTAAGTGCTCGAGCTGGCCGTCGGGGCGGATCCCGAGCAGGCCACAGACCTCGTAGGGGAAGTCGGACCACGCCCGCTCGACCAGCGCGTCGACCGTGGCGGGGTCCAGGCGCAGAGTCTCTGTCACGCGATCCGGATGGTCCCGGGCACCCCGGCGGCCAGCGAGCCGATCACCGCTGCGGCGTGGCCGCTATCGACCAGCCGCGCCACCGCCTCGGCCGCCGCCTGCGGCCGGCAGGCGAAAACCAGCCCACCGGAGGTCTGCGCGTCGGCGAGCATCGTCAGGGTCCGGTCGTCCGCGCCGGCGACGTGCGGGCTCAAGTGCTCGACGTTGCGGCGGGTTCCACCCGCGACGTACCCGCCGTCGAGCAGGTCCCACGCACCGGGCAGCACCGGAACGGCCGCCGCGTCGACCTGCGCCGCGACGTCGCTTGCCCGCGCCAGCTGGTGCAGGTGACCCAGCAACCCGAAGCCGGTCACGTCGGTGGCGGCGCTGGCCCCGGCGGCGTGCGCCGCAGCGGCTGCTTCACGGTTGAGCGTCGTCATGCTGGCCACTGCCGCGGCGTGAACGTCCGCGAGCGGTCCGTCGGCGGCGACCGCTCCCCGCTTGATGGCGGTCGAGACCAGGCCCGTGCCGATGGCTTTGGTCAGCACCAGAGCATCCCCGGCCCGCCCTCCGCGGTTGGTGAGCACGGCGTCCTCGGCCACGTCACCGACGACAGCCTGCCCGTACAACGGCTCGGGGCTGTCGATGGTGTGGCCGCCGACCACGGCCCAGCCGCCCTCGAGGGCGACCTCGGCGCCGCCGGCGAGGACCTCGCCGAGCAGGTCCAACGGCAGCTTCTCGCGGGGCCAGCCGGCGATGTTGAGCGCGAAAAGGGGCGTGGCTCCCATCGCGTACACGTCACTGGCGGCGTTCGCTGCGGCGATCCGGCCCCAGCTCCGCGCGTCGTCGACGATCGGGGTGAAGAAGTCGGTCGTGGCCACCAGCGCACGCCCGTCCGGACGGCGCCACACGGCGGCGTCATCCAGCGTGTCGGCGCCGAC
This is a stretch of genomic DNA from Actinomycetota bacterium. It encodes these proteins:
- a CDS encoding MBL fold metallo-hydrolase — translated: MTLEVVVLGCSGSHPGPGRACSGYLVRSERTQVVLDCGNGSTSNLFRVTDLADVDAVVLSHRHPDHCVDMIGLYYALKFDPAGDRRLDVHAPAGTREFLAQLVDDEDTFGRILRFHEAVPGGVLEVGDLQLTFHDSPHAVPTVAIRAEHHDGVVAYSADSGGGPGVVDAARDADLFLCEATWLGDPADYPQGLHLTARGAGALAAAALARRLALVHLWPANSREQAREEAQQAYSAPVHVAEDLDVYQVGGD
- the rdgB gene encoding RdgB/HAM1 family non-canonical purine NTP pyrophosphatase yields the protein MVVATTNRGKLAELRRILADLPVELVAMDDLGVHAPDETGATFEDNAALKARHAAEATGLPAVADDSGLQVDALGGAPGVRSARYAGEDGDDAANNARLLQELAGVRDEDRTARFVCVAALATPHGQIWTRRGVMEGRIVHAPRGDGGFGYDPLFVAAGESRTNGELPPHVKDARSHRGAAFRAIRADVEEFLAGR
- the rph gene encoding ribonuclease PH encodes the protein MTEANRPDGRRPDQLRPVHFQLDVQTAPAASCMVAFGATQVLCAASVEERAPRWRQRRGWVTAEYGMLPGATTPRAARERNVGGRTHEIQRLIGRSLRAVIDLDALPDVTLTVDCDVLTADGGTRTAAITGGWVALTRACERLGFGATVTGQVAAVSVGIVDGRAVLDLPYVEDVRADVDMNVVTTADSRLVEVQGTAEGEPFDRGALDTLLDLAVAGCEELFALQRAALEGTDGGG
- a CDS encoding M67 family metallopeptidase, yielding MTETLRLDPATVDALVERAWSDFPYEVCGLLGIRPDGQLEHLPVTNAERSMTYYVMDGRELLRAMREIEDNGWGLVIYHSHTHTRAYPSRTDVELAAYSEAIYLIVSLQDRDRPEMRAFHIVDGEITEVGIDVVGD
- the selD gene encoding selenide, water dikinase SelD, which encodes MDPANGRLTAYSHGAGUACKLGPADLAQVLRRLTPPSTADLIVGADTLDDAAVWRRPDGRALVATTDFFTPIVDDARSWGRIAAANAASDVYAMGATPLFALNIAGWPREKLPLDLLGEVLAGGAEVALEGGWAVVGGHTIDSPEPLYGQAVVGDVAEDAVLTNRGGRAGDALVLTKAIGTGLVSTAIKRGAVAADGPLADVHAAAVASMTTLNREAAAAAHAAGASAATDVTGFGLLGHLHQLARASDVAAQVDAAAVPVLPGAWDLLDGGYVAGGTRRNVEHLSPHVAGADDRTLTMLADAQTSGGLVFACRPQAAAEAVARLVDSGHAAAVIGSLAAGVPGTIRIA
- a CDS encoding pyridoxal-phosphate dependent enzyme; this translates as MLYDDVSQAIGNTPLVRLEALSPPGYQLYLKLEGHNPTGSVKDRVAKYLIELAEADGLLAPGQRILEPTSGNTGIALAALCRPKGYPLTCVMPENTSQERKDLLTMFGVDLIYSPAAEGSNGAVLRAQELAAADPDLYMPFQYGNPANPLSHYETTAPELIADLPDVGAFVAGLGTGGTVTGAGRRLKEWNPQVKVFAAEPEYGDLVYGLRNLDEGYVPEVLDETVLDSRIKVDSLKALTATRELVVREGLFAGVSTGAAVAVAIRACRRLPEGTKVVVLSPDGGWKYLSTGAYAPGDVTAIAERLSTTLWA
- a CDS encoding MoaD/ThiS family protein, with translation MPVVRIPSVLRKHTDGAAKIEASGSTVREVLDDLVIKYPPLGEQLLGDGDIRRFVNVYVGDEDIRYMDGLDTPVAGDEEVAIMPAVAGGT